In the Pirellulales bacterium genome, CGGTTCCGCGTTGGACGAAAAGCGGTGGAACGAAGAGTTCGCCAAACGCATCTATTACGTGAAGGGGAACTTCGAAGATCCGCAGGCCTACGCCGAACTGAAAAAAACGCTGGCCACCGTCGATCAGCAGTGCGGCACCGACGGAAACTACCTGTTCTACCTGGCGACGCCGCCGTCGTTCTTCGACAAGATCGTCAAGCAGCTCGGCGCGGCCGGCCTGGCCACCGAGCCGAGGGGCGAAGGCGACGACGGCCCCGCCAACCGCTACCGCCGCGTGATCATCGAAAAGCCCTTCGGCCACGATTTCGACTCGGCCAAAGCCCTGAATCGCGAGATCGGCAAGGTGCTGCGCGAAGACCAGATCTACCGCATCGACCATTACCTGGGCAAAGACACGGTGCAGAACATCATGATCTTCCGCTTCGGCAACGGGTTGTGGGAGCCGACCTGGAACCGCCGCTACGTCGATCACGTGCAGATCACCGTGGCCGAAAGCGTGGGTGTCGAGCATCGCGGCCTGTATTACGACAAAGCCGGCGCCCTGCGCGACATGGTGCCCAACCACATCGCCCAGCTCCTGGCGTTGACCTGCATGGAGTCGCCCATTTCGTTCAGCGCCGACTCCGTGCGCGACGAAAAGGCCAAAGTGCTGCGGGCCATTCACCCGCTCGACGAAGAAGACGTGCTGCGCGACGCGGTGCGCGGGCAGTACGGGGCCGGCACCGTCGACGGGCATCCCGTGCCCGCCTATCGGGCCTCGCCCAACGTGTCCCGCGATTCGAGCACGGAGACGTACGTGGCCATGAAGCTCTCGATCGACAACTGGCGCTGGGCCGGGGTGCCGTTTTATATCCGCACCGGCAAATGCCTGCCCA is a window encoding:
- the zwf gene encoding glucose-6-phosphate dehydrogenase; this translates as MTETPPTPHPENAPPPCAMVIFGASGDLTKRKLLPALYNVATSGLLPEKFGVVGFAFDEMSADQFRDALTAEMKDFVGSALDEKRWNEEFAKRIYYVKGNFEDPQAYAELKKTLATVDQQCGTDGNYLFYLATPPSFFDKIVKQLGAAGLATEPRGEGDDGPANRYRRVIIEKPFGHDFDSAKALNREIGKVLREDQIYRIDHYLGKDTVQNIMIFRFGNGLWEPTWNRRYVDHVQITVAESVGVEHRGLYYDKAGALRDMVPNHIAQLLALTCMESPISFSADSVRDEKAKVLRAIHPLDEEDVLRDAVRGQYGAGTVDGHPVPAYRASPNVSRDSSTETYVAMKLSIDNWRWAGVPFYIRTGKCLPTRVTEIVIQFKHVPLILFRETPVERLTANQLILHIQPDEGISLRFEAKKPGFGIETHPVTMDFSYEQAFGMKPLTGYETLLYGCMQGDATLFLRADFVETAWGFLQPILDVWGTLPARKFPNYAAGSWGPKEADELIGTDGRQWRNPS